CTGGGTCAACAGTGGCAGAATCCTTACGGCCATCACCTTGCTTCCTGtggccgccggtgatgacggcgccgccgccgccgccgccgctgccgcagctgGTGTCGTGGTGGAAGAAGACGCCGTAGGCGGCGAGCGAGGCGGTGGACGCGAAGAGGGTCATGAGGAAGAGGCCCCAGTAGTTCTCCGGGCCGAGGCGGTACAGGTCGCCAGCGCCGCCGTccatggcggccgccgccgccgccgccgtgcagtTGTACGCCGACAGCATCGCCGTCTCCAGCCTCTGGATGGTGCCGTTCTCGAACACCTCGAGGATTGCCTGCGAAATGTCGGCCAGCAGCGGCGACCCCTTGGGGAACACCTGAGACGACACACCCTATAAATTTGTAGGTTAATCAACTCTTGAATCTTGATCCAGAGTTAAGCCACTGTAATTAAGCTtaactaactaattaattattcatTGGTGTCCCTTGGCTTCGTGTACTCTCGAAATACAGAATTAGCGCTCTAATGTTTTTCACGGGTGACCCTAGAtgcttgtttggtagaggttcAACTTTTTAATTTAGCTCTAGTAATTGAGTTTGGAGTGAAATTGTGGGAGCAGGCatatagtttattttgtgagagcgtTTCTTCGCTTCTAATTTAGATGAAactaaaactgtttggctagACTCCAGTTCTATAAGAGGTGGAGCTAAAGCTAAATCTGTACCAAATAAACCCTAACTTGCGATGGCTCCACGTGGTGAAACAAAACCAGCTGTGAACACAAGACAAGATTAAGATGCTAAATCTACATTTTGATTTTTCGCTTTTGGCAACCCCTCTTCCTAGCTTCTAACTCGCTCATTTTTTTTGCACTCTTATCGAACTAATAATGGCAaacaattttttaaaacaaatcgataggaaaattactttaaaaatatatttatctatttatCAAGTTTTCTaaattaatatttaaataatcaTGCGCTTATATATCATCTATTTCTTCGTGCATAAGATATATAAACGTAACCTAAATGACACAGCCGAATATGTTTTAAGTATCGGCCATACACTCTactcattaattaatttgcaatATTAAGCGATGTGGCGATGGATGCTTACGAAGCCAAGGCCAGCGACGTGGTAGACGGGTCCGGTGGTCATCAGCTCGTTGCAGTACTTGGCGAGGAGGAGCTTGGCGTGCGAcacgcggaggaaggcggccttAACCTCGCCGGAGACGAGCGCGCGGCggtgctcctcgtcgccggcgagcctcCGGACGCGGTGCCCCGGGAACATGAGCACCTCCTCGAGGTACCTGCCGACGACGGAGCCCTCGGTGCACCCGaccaccgcgccggcggcggacctTGTTAGAAGTAGAAATACGTCGGTCagagataaaagtcaaatataAACTATAGAGATAAAGTAAAATTCTAAAGATAAAATAGAGTCTTAGAGATAAAATTCTAGAGATAAGATGGAGTAATAGAGATAAATCTACTCATAATCTTACCTgtattgtactccctctatccgcTATGTACTCCTACATATACTCTATGTACTCCTATACATATACCCTTGAGAGGGTCGATGTAACAAATCAGAAAACATCAAAAATACAACAATTAGATTTTTCTACGTACCTGAGCgactccgccgtcaccgccgcctccctccccagcCGCTGCGCCGTCATCAGCGAGCTCAGGCTCGCCGTGTAGTTGGTCGCcagcacgacggcgacgagcagccACACCGCCATGGACGCCTTGGAGAGGCTGCTCCTCAGccgcctctccttctcccccggcgagaggagggcggcgagggagagcCAGAGCACGATGGTCACCTGCTTCCAGACGCCGCCGCGGTAGTCGCCGTTGTGCCTGCGCTCCATGAGCCAGATGGCAACGCCGTTGTACAGCCTGACGGCGGCGATCAGGAGCCACATCGCCGGCGAGAATGGCCGGAGGAAGATCCACGAACGGTCCCACGTGTCCGCGCTAAATGGCACCACCATCACCAGTCCTGACTCGGTGTACGGCTGCGAGAACTCCACGAATTTGTACCTTCCTGATGAGATGCTCGTGTCGCCGACAAGGATGTCATAGCTCTgtataaaaaaaacacttctTTTAATGGTTTATTTTTATTGGGTTATTACCAATGTTTTAAATAGCAGCTATAGCGGACTAAATGGAGCTATAGCGGCTAAAAATTGTACATAAGAGCAAATAGATAAACAGCTATAGCGAGAGATAGCGGCAGTTTAGCGGGAGATTTAAAACCCTGGTTATTACTGATTAGCTACAGCcgaatttaaaatttgaaaaggtTTTTCAATGTAGTATTTTACATATGTGGCTTTTAAAACCACTAAAATacgcacatatataaaagttttatccataaattattttgtttatttttctgcTACTTATCCGTCGTAGCTCAACTGATCTTAGGACCTTTGAAAAGCTTGATAAGTCGATTCAAGGAGAAGAgtaaagagagaggaggagccaAGGAAAAGTGAGGGGGAAGTGTGAAATGTGAGGACTTTTAAGTATACGTCTGATATAACCAAATACCACCGTCTATAAAAATATTCCTATTTTCACATGAGGGTCTTCTAAGGAAATACCTACGAAGAGGTTGTCTTAGGATCGATGATTGAATTttgagagaatcccttatatgccactagaaATTGGCCAGTTCCCTTATATACCATTCAAAATTGGCTTCTCTCTTATATGCCACTGGTTCAAGTTTTTCCACCCTTTTATGCCACTTCCAACACTATAGTGTTAGTTGACTGTTAGTCAAATGTTAGTTTTTTTCGTAAATGACCAATATGCCCTCTCAACTaaaaaaatgtgtaaacttACAAAAacataactaatttattttaaatcattttagagtgaacaaaattttgttagaaccagtgaaaatgctctttgtattaaaaatattgttggaaAACTGCATGTTTCATGCTTATATTGAAAAATTATTTGTGATGATGATGGCTAAAATTgcatgtgatgaaaaaaaattaattttcatatGTTGTATCCAATTGTACTAAAATACTTATTATTAGTTGTATACTAACTCTTGGGTAAATGCGTCTTTTTACTATGAAGTTAACGGTCAACTGGCGGTGGAGTGACGGCAATGGCATAAAAGGGATGACAAACTTGAACCGGTGGCATAGAAGGGAGAAACCAATTtgaagtggcatataagggaaccGGTTAATTTGGagtggtatataagggattctctctgtAATTTTACACATGGCtcaattttcaaaaataaagtgGCCCCggaaattttctttttaaagtAGTGAGAGCTAGATGGATAGATCACCTTCATGTAGTCATGCTGCATGAGCGAGTCGTACGTCCCGTTGAAGGAGACGAACTTGTAGTGGAAGTTGTACGGCAGGTGTTCGACGGCGGCCTTGAACACGTCGATGGAGAAGCCCTCGAAGCTcggttcgtcgtcgtcgtcgccgccacggcCATGGTGGCGCGTCACCTTCACGAAGTCCGGGAAGGCGGCCTTCTCGGGCACGGCGACGGTGAAGGGGCTAccgttcgccggcggcgcccaccCCCTCGGCACGTCCCATGGCTTCCCCGGCCAGATCACCGGCCCCAAGAACCTCATCGATGGCtcgcactcgccgccgccgtcgccgccgcggtggctgCAGCCTCCCGCGCTCTTGGAGAACCCGTGCTCCGGCGACCAGAATCCCAGCTCGTGGTATCTCGGCGCCGCCACGTTGATCAGCTGGAACCGCACCGGCGGCGAGAACTCGCCGTCGACGAAGCCGAACTCGCCGCTCACCCCGCGGAAGCGGACGCTCTTGACCTCCCTGAGCAGCTCGGTCCCGTTCGACGACACGGCGATCTTGATCGTCTCGCCGGAGTCCGGCGAGCTTGGATTCGGATCGGTGGCGCGGGTTGGAGCGGTGGCGTTGGTCTTCCGCATggccgacgcgacggcgactATGGTGTCGTAGGCGAGGAGAGCCGGGTAGTGCGGCCCTCTCGTCTtgtcgttgtcgccgccgccgccgccgccgccgtcgtcgtcgtcgccgggatACTGTGACCGGAACCTCTTCCTCAACCTCGCGATGAGGCGGTCTCTGGTGTTCTTGGAGTTGGTGTCCATGGAGATATGATTCCTCACGCCGATGACTCCCTGCATGgtggacacggcggcggcgtcgagggagtcgatggcgccggcgatggcgtcggTGACGATCCAGACATACCCCGTCGCCATCATCCCCATCCTGCTCGCCTCCGCGAACAGCGCCACGGCGACCTTCGCCGAGGTGTGCACGACGAACACCCGGCACTGCCCGCCCATGAGGTCGCCGAGCGACCGCCGCAGGGCGTCGCCGGACGGCGACGCGGGGACGGGGACGCGGCGGTCGACCTCGGAGCCCACAGCGCGGAGCGCGTCGGCGAGGTGCGggaacacgccggcgccgccgccgtagtcgGCGTCCTCGTAGAGCACGGCCACGCGCCGCCATTGCCATGACCCGAcgaccgcggcgacggcgcgcatcTGCGCGTGCTGGCCGCGCGCCACCCGCACGAGGAACGGCCACCGCCgggacgtcgacggcgccgccgccgcggcgaacgACAGCACGGGCACCATCGCCTGCCTCCCGATCTCCGCGACGAACGCCGCCTCCTGCCACGAGTGGAGCCCCACCAGCGCGCGAGCTCCCCTCTCGTTGATCAGCGACAGCGCCGCCGAGGCGGCTCGCACCGGGTCGCCATTGGACGCCATCGTGCAcagcaccaccgccaccgccggcgagccgACGTCCACGCCGCTCACCGTGAAGTCCTCCATGGCCATTTCCATGGCGAgcttctcctccttccccgcaCGGCTCGTGTCGTCGACCATGGCGCCaatgcagccgccgccgccgctcgccgcgccggaCACCGCCGCGGGTAGCAACAGCAACAAAATAATAGTGACGTAGCCAGCCATTGTATCCGCGGTTCGCGGTTCACTGCTAGCTTCCCAGTGTACAACTTGTGTCTGAAAATACATTACACTTGTGCTGTATTTATAGCGAACACATAACATtcatctatatattttttttcaaatgtcaTTCGAATAATCGTTAAACGAATTGAAAAAGATTATGATTATTCGATGTTATAACAAGGTTACGAAGGGATATCCACTTAAAGTATAGTGTTATCATAGACGTAGTATAATGCTATGTGTAATGATGCTACACTTTTGAAGTCAATAGCTAAAATTCTCTTATTATGTGAAGATATGTAAAATTACTTAGTATAATCTACGTGGTCTTTATAGCATTTTAGATGGTTTCTTTTTGCACGGCCTAGAGATATATCCCATCACTTTGTCTTTTCATTTAGTGGAATAAACCaaacggcatatttacaaatgaaaagTATTTTGTAAATAAAAGTTACGTGTTCTTATCTATTTAAAAGCAAAGACtggaaaataaactttgatgaaaaaaatctaaaatcaactctaaatttgaaagttgaaaatttaaatttcgccAGACAAGTATGTATAAGTAGAAAAATCTATTGACGGTCTGCCTACTTAAGCCAAAGGCCAGGGCGGGAATGCAAACCATTTCCTTTTATCATAAAAAAGTATGAAAAAACATTTCAAATTACTTTCCTTAAGCGTAGCTGTTGGTTGAATGCTCTGAATTGCTTGGAAATTGGGAGGTTTCCAATCCAAGCCCATTTGCAAGGAAATGGCTAAGATTTTGCGCGTGCGGTCGTACCATCAGGTTGGCAATGGAATCTTCAGCGAGAAGACTTACCGGCACCTGAAAATGCTAAATCCATATATTCAGAAAATTCAGGGTAGAGTTGTCCGGACTAGCAAAATATTCGTACGGTGTAATAGacagttattttttaaaaaaacaataactCATTATATATGCATTTTTAAGTCCCTAAAAACTATTCCGTTGTCTAATATATATATCGTAATctttcattcatatatatatatatatatatatatatatatatatatatatctcgcGTAATTGTGCTATTTTTGCTGTAACTTCTTAGGTACAGTTAGCCA
The Oryza sativa Japonica Group chromosome 6, ASM3414082v1 DNA segment above includes these coding regions:
- the LOC107277679 gene encoding glutamate receptor 2.1, producing MAGYVTIILLLLLPAAVSGAASGGGGCIGAMVDDTSRAGKEEKLAMEMAMEDFTVSGVDVGSPAVAVVLCTMASNGDPVRAASAALSLINERGARALVGLHSWQEAAFVAEIGRQAMVPVLSFAAAAAPSTSRRWPFLVRVARGQHAQMRAVAAVVGSWQWRRVAVLYEDADYGGGAGVFPHLADALRAVGSEVDRRVPVPASPSGDALRRSLGDLMGGQCRVFVVHTSAKVAVALFAEASRMGMMATGYVWIVTDAIAGAIDSLDAAAVSTMQGVIGVRNHISMDTNSKNTRDRLIARLRKRFRSQYPGDDDDGGGGGGGDNDKTRGPHYPALLAYDTIVAVASAMRKTNATAPTRATDPNPSSPDSGETIKIAVSSNGTELLREVKSVRFRGVSGEFGFVDGEFSPPVRFQLINVAAPRYHELGFWSPEHGFSKSAGGCSHRGGDGGGECEPSMRFLGPVIWPGKPWDVPRGWAPPANGSPFTVAVPEKAAFPDFVKVTRHHGRGGDDDDEPSFEGFSIDVFKAAVEHLPYNFHYKFVSFNGTYDSLMQHDYMKSYDILVGDTSISSGRYKFVEFSQPYTESGLVMVVPFSADTWDRSWIFLRPFSPAMWLLIAAVRLYNGVAIWLMERRHNGDYRGGVWKQVTIVLWLSLAALLSPGEKERRLRSSLSKASMAVWLLVAVVLATNYTASLSSLMTAQRLGREAAVTAESLRSAAGAVVGCTEGSVVGRYLEEVLMFPGHRVRRLAGDEEHRRALVSGEVKAAFLRVSHAKLLLAKYCNELMTTGPVYHVAGLGFVFPKGSPLLADISQAILEVFENGTIQRLETAMLSAYNCTAAAAAAAMDGGAGDLYRLGPENYWGLFLMTLFASTASLAAYGVFFHHDTSCGSGGGGGGAVITGGHRKQGDGRKDSATVDPGGSSHGDEAPSSASVTAGHGGKDTEMVVISMA